Proteins encoded in a region of the Sparus aurata chromosome 6, fSpaAur1.1, whole genome shotgun sequence genome:
- the mrto4 gene encoding mRNA turnover protein 4 homolog produces MPKSKRDKKVSLTKTAKKGLELKQKLIEELRKCVDTYRNLFIFSVANMRNNKLKDIRTAWKHSRFFFGKNKVMMVALGKGQTDEYKDNLHKVTKYLRGEVGVLFTNKTKDEVQEYFSHFKEMDYARAGNQAQADITLDEGPLEQFPHSMEPQLRQLGLPTALKKGVVTLLKDHEVCKEGDVLTPEQARILKLFGMEMAEFKVQIKCMWNSETGEFENCAGEEDPMQDIEEEEGDDDAE; encoded by the exons ATGCCGAAGTCAAAGAGGGACAAGAAAG TTTCGTTAACGAAAACGGCCAAGAAAGGTCTGGAGTTAAAACAGAAATTGATCGAAGAG ttACGGAAATGTGTGGACACCTACAGAAACTTGTTCATATTCTCTGTGGCAAATATGAGGAATAACAAGTTGAAAGACATCAGGACAGCGTGGAAACACAGCAG attCTTCTTTGGCAAAAATAAAGTCATGATGGTTGCCTTGGGTAAAGGACAAACAGACGAATACAAAGATAATTTGCATAAG GTCACCAAGTATCTACGAGGAGAAGTAGGAGTACtattcacaaataaaacaaaggatGAAGTACAAGA GtatttcagtcatttcaaaGAGATGGATTATGCGCGGGCAGGCAACCAGGCGCAGGCGGACATAACTCTGGATGAGGGACCCCTGGAACAGTTTCCTCACTCAATGGAGCCCCAGTTGAGGCAACTGGGACTTCCCACTGCTCTCAAGAAGG GCGTGGTGACACTGCTGAAGGACCATGAAGTCTGTAAGGAGGGAGATGTGCTGACTCCTGAGCAAGCTCGTATTCTG aaaCTCTTTGGCATGGAAATGGCAGAATTCAAGGTGCAGATCAAATGTATGTGGAACTCAGAAACAGGCGAGTTTGAGAACTGTGCCGGTGAGGAAGATCCTATGCAGGAtattgaagaagaagagggtgatGATGATGCAGAATGA
- the akr7a3 gene encoding aflatoxin B1 aldehyde reductase member 3 isoform X2 yields the protein MAGMAGMITVALSTRHITFAEVCLARRNMSSSPAKRPVSLLGTNQFGGRIDAEQSLDIVKAFLDRGHKHLNTAFMYADGKAETFIGGMNLPKTVSIATKANPWDGKTLKPESVRSQLETSLQRLRTDCVDIFYLHAPDHENPIQDTLRACNELHKEGKFKEFALSNYASWEVAEIVTICRHNNWIAPTVYQGMYNATTRQVETELLPCLRYYGMRFYAYNPLAGGLLTGKYHYQDKDGSQPEGRFFGNSWAAAYRNRYWKESQFQAIDLVIKSLEAVYGSEKPTMTSAAMRWMYHHSQLQGELGDGVIIGMSSMEQLQQNLAAAEEGPLEERVVAAFKEAWNLVAHECPNYFR from the exons ATGGCGGGTATGGCGGGTATGATTACCGTGGCACTATCCACCCGCCATATTACTTTTGCCGAGGTGTGTTTAGCTCGTCGAAATATGTCGTCGTCTCCAGCTAAACGGCCGGTGTCCTTACTGGGAACTAATCAGTTCGGTGGTCGAATTGATGCCGAGCAGAGCCTGGACATCGTGAAGGCTTTCCTGGACAGGGGGCACAAACACCTGAACACAGCCTTCATGTACGCGGACGGGAAGGCAGAGACGTTCATAGGAGGCATGAACCTCCCCAAAACAG taAGCATAGCGACCAAGGCCAATCCCTGGGATGGAAAGACGCTGAAGCCAGAAAGTGTGCGCTCACAGCTGGAAACCTCTCTTCAGAGGCTGCGGACTGATTGTGTGGACATTTTCTACCTTCATGCCCCTGACCACGAAAACCCCATCCAGGATACCCTTAGGGCCTGCAATGAACTCCACAAAGAG GGGAAATTCAAGGAGTTTGCTCTGTCAAACTATGCATCATGGGAAGTAGCTGAAATCGTGACCATCTGCAGACACAACAACTGGATCGCTCCCACTGTGTATCAG GGAATGTACAATGCCACCACAAGACAGGTTGAGACAGAGTTGCTGCCATGTCTGAGATACTACGGGATGAGATTCTACGCGTACAATCCTCTAGCAG GTGGCCTTTTGACTGGAAAGTACCACTACCAAGACAAAGATGGTTCCCAGCCTGAAGGACGTTTCTTTGGCAACAGCTGGGCTGCAGCATACCGGAACAG ATACTGGAAGGAGAGCCAATTCCAGGCGATAGATTTGGTTATAAAGTCATTGGAGGCGGTGTACGGCTCAGAGAAACCCACCATGACTTCTGCTGCTATGCGGTGGATGTATCACCACTCCCAACTTCAG GGTGAGCTCGGTGATGGAGTCATCATTGGCATGTCAAGTATGGAGCAACTTCAGCAGAACTTGGCTGCTGCAGAAGAGGGAccactggaggagagagtcgTTGCTGCTTTCAAAGAGGCCTGGAACCTCGTTGCCCATGAGTGTCCAAACTACTTCCGCTAA
- the akr7a3 gene encoding aflatoxin B1 aldehyde reductase member 3 isoform X1 yields MLWVIKAGLCTLRQSHNIKDVLVRLPRCAARRNMSSSPAKRPVSILGTMAFGGRADAEKSLDMVKAFLDRGHNQVDTAFMYVDGKSETVIGGMNLPKTVSIATKANPWDGKTLKPESVRSQLETSLQRLRTDCVDIFYLHAPDHENPIQDTLRACNELHKEGKFKEFALSNYASWEVAEIVTICRHNNWIAPTVYQGMYNATTRQVETELLPCLRYYGMRFYAYNPLAGGLLTGKYHYQDKDGSQPEGRFFGNSWAAAYRNRYWKESQFQAIDLVIKSLEAVYGSEKPTMTSAAMRWMYHHSQLQGELGDGVIIGMSSMEQLQQNLAAAEEGPLEERVVAAFKEAWNLVAHECPNYFR; encoded by the exons ATGCTGTGGGTAATAAAAGCAGGACTGTGCACACTCAGACAGAGTCACAATATTAAAGACGTGCTCGTACGTTTGCCAAGGTGTGCGGCTCGTCGAAACATGTCGTCGTCTCCAGCTAAACGGCCGGTGTCCATACTGGGAACCATGGCGTTCGGTGGTCGAGCTGACGCCGAGAAGAGTCTGGACATGGTGAAGGCTTTCCTGGACAGGGGGCACAACCAGGTGGACACAGCCTTCATGTACGTGGATGGGAAGTCAGAGACGGTCATAGGAGGCATGAACCTCCCCAAAACAG taAGCATAGCGACCAAGGCCAATCCCTGGGATGGAAAGACGCTGAAGCCAGAAAGTGTGCGCTCACAGCTGGAAACCTCTCTTCAGAGGCTGCGGACTGATTGTGTGGACATTTTCTACCTTCATGCCCCTGACCACGAAAACCCCATCCAGGATACCCTTAGGGCCTGCAATGAACTCCACAAAGAG GGGAAATTCAAGGAGTTTGCTCTGTCAAACTATGCATCATGGGAAGTAGCTGAAATCGTGACCATCTGCAGACACAACAACTGGATCGCTCCCACTGTGTATCAG GGAATGTACAATGCCACCACAAGACAGGTTGAGACAGAGTTGCTGCCATGTCTGAGATACTACGGGATGAGATTCTACGCGTACAATCCTCTAGCAG GTGGCCTTTTGACTGGAAAGTACCACTACCAAGACAAAGATGGTTCCCAGCCTGAAGGACGTTTCTTTGGCAACAGCTGGGCTGCAGCATACCGGAACAG ATACTGGAAGGAGAGCCAATTCCAGGCGATAGATTTGGTTATAAAGTCATTGGAGGCGGTGTACGGCTCAGAGAAACCCACCATGACTTCTGCTGCTATGCGGTGGATGTATCACCACTCCCAACTTCAG GGTGAGCTCGGTGATGGAGTCATCATTGGCATGTCAAGTATGGAGCAACTTCAGCAGAACTTGGCTGCTGCAGAAGAGGGAccactggaggagagagtcgTTGCTGCTTTCAAAGAGGCCTGGAACCTCGTTGCCCATGAGTGTCCAAACTACTTCCGCTAA